CTATCTTAGGGGAGCACAGGTATACTTgaaagaaacaaataataaaaaaggTTGGAGatgcggggaatcgaaccccggaCCTCTCCCATGCTAAGGGAATATTATACCACTAAACCACATCCCCAAGTGAATGGTAATTGTTCCcttattaaaaaatatgAGGGACTTTAGAACAAACTTGCAGAATTTAAGTTAACTTTAACCGTAAGTGGTAAGGCGGATGGTACGTGATCCACCAGGGTGACCCACGATCTCAAATGATCTTCCCATCTCAAGTGTGTTCTTTTCTGTGGTGATATCGCCCAATCGTCCTTTTATCTCGTGTCTCCTGTCTTGCATCTGTCTGTATATGTGATGCTATAGTCCGTATATGGTAAATGGTTACGGATTGCGCTCGTTTCGTAGAGTATGTGTACAGATTGAGAGTGCACCCGAGGGTGTcctatatatctagatatatatagccttGACAAAATATTTGGCTGGCTTTTTGTAAATTAAAGAGAGCTCAATCAAGTGAGAAAAATTTGACATCTcaattatattatctttcGTATCATGTCATTCTTTACATACAAAAACGCTTTTCAAGACTCTGCTTTTCTGCTACTGCAGtcttaaaaattaaactGAACCTGTTCCCCCCAGCCATGAATTAGGAAAAGATAGAAACTCCCAAAAGAGtagtaagaaaaaaaggCTCAAGATTTACTGGCTCTCGGCTTGTCTCGTCAGGGCATCAATATCGACCTGGGACTTAGAACTGCCGTTAGCAGCCTTAGCCAGGTTGGTGGCAAGATCGCTGGAGCCGGTGAGGGTCTCTAGGGCTTGCAGATCCTCATCTGTGAGGGTGTTGGAGCGGATAGGGCGGAAGGGAGCAGGAGAACCGGCACGACTAGTCAGGAACTGCACGACTAAAGTTAGTAAGATATATAATGATTATTGCAGCCAAAcgaggaagttggagagCTTACCGAGCTAGCAGCACTGAGCAAAGCGATCAAACTGGCCTGGACAACGTCCTGGTGGATACCAACACCCCAGACCTGCTCCTTGCTACCGGCCGCAGTGCACTGGATGTACGTTGCGGCCTTCACCTCCCTACCCAAACCAATGGAGTGTTCCTTGTAGTCGACAACGTCGAGATCGATGCCGAGGGTGGACAAGGCGCCAGCCAAAGAGGAGATAGCACCAGGACCAACACCAGTAATAGCGTGCTGAACACCATCGATCTCGATGACACCAGTGAAGCGCCGTTTCAGGTTCTTGGTGTTCAGCGCTTTGCCAGGCTCGGGGGGTGCCGGGGATGTTGAGCGGTCCGTGGTGATATTGTAGTCGACCAGGTTGAAGCGGGGGTTGGACTTGAGGTGGTATGCCTCTTCGAAAAGGCCGACAATCTCGCTTGCCCGCAGCTCCCGGCTGACCTCTTCCGACTTCTTTTGAACGATCTTGCTGAACTCGACCTGCAAGGCGCGTGGGAGATCCAGCTCCAAGCTGCGCAAGATGACCCAAGCAGCACCACCCTTGCCACTCTGGGAGTTGACACGAATAACAGCCTCATAAGTTCTGCCAATATCTTGAGGATCCAAGGGGAGGTAAGGAATTTCCCATTGAACTTCCTCATCTGACGCTGCCGTGGCATCATCACGAAGCTTGAAGCCTTTCTTGATAGCATCTTGGTGACTTCCACTAAAAGCGCAAACAACCAGCTGACCGCCGTAGGGCCACCGTTCGTTGACAGGGATTttattgctttcttcaacaacCTTGATGACAGCGTTGATATCGGAGAAGTCAACATTGGGGGTGATACCCTGTGTGTAGAGGTTGAGAGCCAAAGTGACCAGGTCAACGTTACCCGTTCTTTCACCGTTTCCGAACAGAGTGCCTTCCACACGCTGCGCGCCGGCCATCTGAGCCAGCTCAGCGGCCGCAATGGCACAGCCACGGTCGTTATGCGGGTGAATGGAGACGACGTACTTCTCTCGCTCCGACACATGACGGCAGAAGTACTCAATCTGGTCCGCAAAAACGTTGGGGGTCGACATTTCTACTGTCGCGGGCAGGTTAAAGATAATGGGAGCCTCCTCTGTAGGACCCCAAGCCTCCTTGACGGCCTGGCAAACCTGAGCAGCGAACTCGGGCTCCGTGTCAGAGAAGGTTTCGGGGGAGAACTCGAAGTGCCACTCGGTACCGGCGGTCGAGGGGTCATCCTTAGTGATCGAACGTGCGAACTTGGTGCAGCGGACAGCCATTTCCAAACTCTTCTGCTTGTCCATGTTGAAGACAATTCGACGGAAGCATGGGCTTGTAGCTAGGTAAATGTGCAGGATAGCCTTCTTCGCACCCTTCAGAGAGTCCACCGTGCGGCGGATGAGGTCCTCACGACAAGGGGACAGAACCTGGAGCCATACATCATCTGGAACGACGCCAGGAGTCTCCACCAGACGCCTGGTGAAGTCGAAGTCTGTTTGTGAGGCAGATGGGAATGAAACTTCGATCTCCTTGTAGCCGATATCGACGAGCATTTTAAAGAAGCGGAATTTTTGTTCACCATCCTGTGAAAGCCCAATGTGTTAGAATAGCCAGTCTTGTGTAATGCTTCAGCCACAATTGCTCTTCCACAAGCTATCATACCATTGGATCAGGCAAGCTCTGATTGCCATCTCTTAGATCGGTGGCCAGCCACCGGGGAGCCTTTTCGATGACCTTGTTGGGCCATTGGCGATCGGGGAGATGCAGCGGCTTAAACCGCTTGTACTTTTTTGAGGGATCTTTGAGCCTGTGGTGTTACTGTTAGTGCATTGATTGCAGTAAGTCGGCAGGGCTCGACGTTGAGTGCTGCGGACGGGAAGCTCCACGATAACGGAGCTATGGAGGGGGGTAGTGGACTTACATCGGCATGGTAGCGGTTAGCGGGTGAGATCCGCAGTGGGGgaatggagaggaaagagaggaagtGACAAAGGGAGGTCGAGGAATAAAGACTCTCTGGTCGAcgatcaagaagaaaatgaaaagataAGCTGGGAAAGTTTGAACGAAAGCAAACGAAGCAATTGAGGGTATTTAAGATGCGCAATGAGTCAACCCAATCAATTACAGTGACTCTCCGCTTCAATTTTTCTCTCGCCGACAGCGGATGGCAAAAGCGGCGTATGATTTGGTACCAGACCACAAATGGGGCAACGGGGACGGGGTGACTAACAATGcaccttttcctcttcaagaCTTTTGAGCCACTAGGTACCTACGCCTTGTTGGTGACAACAGTCTAGTTCTAGTGGTCTAACGACATACGAGAGGTACCCTGAACCACATGGAACAAACTGGGTCTCACTTTGGGCCCGGTCAATCATCGAGTCGTTATTAGCAATAATATTGCCCGTTCTCTCATGCTATTTGTGCAATCTGCATTCCAGATGGAGTTCAACAGCGAACTATTAGAGTACGACATGTTTCATCGTCCCCAGTCGGCCGATGACCGGAGGCTTTCACTGCCTCAGGCCATACAGACAGACCACTTTCGTCCGCGGCAAACCGACAGTTTCCGGGCAGTTCGTCGATCTCCAGAGTGACATGACGACACTGATTTAGTCGTATGCCCCATGGCTGGCAAGCTTCAAGATAACGGGTATTAGGTTAAGCTTGTAATTATTCTTTGTCGCGAGTTGGTAAATGAGAATAACCCTAATTTTGGAACGATATCCAGAGCTATGAGGTACATGAATGCATACATATATACAGGCAAGGGAACAAGTCAGAGTTCTAAAGCAGGGGTATGCTGGTAACCATCAACATCcgattcttcctcttcctcatttcttgcccttctttttattctccttcttgcccttctgAATCTTCCCTTGCTTCTGAGATTCTCGGTCcaccttgcccttcttccaTCCAATATTTCCTTCGTTACGCTGGCGGGAGTCGTCAAGACGCTTCTTGTCCTTATTGCTTAGTCtcaccttctcctttttcgaTTTCACAGAATCCAGTCCATTAAGCTCTGCGGCTCCGGCCTTCTTTGAGAGAATCTTTTCACGTTCACTTGCAAACCATGTGCGCTTTGGTCGCGACATAATTTCCGCTTCGTGCTTAATCATATTCTCACTCCTGGTCACCTGCATCTCCGCTTGCGCCAGCTGCTTTTctatcttctcctcttcgaGCACTGCGTTAATTTCTTCCTCAAgatccttggccttctgagCCCATCTGTCGGCGACGGCTGGGTCGACAACTCGGCTCGCGACCTTGGCGCCCTGCGCCTTGCTAGCCTTGACAGCTGCCTTAACCACCTTGCGATCTGGCTCGGCAGCGATCGTGCAGGCTCGACCAGAGCGACCGGCACGAGCAGTACGACCGACTCGATGCAGGTAGATCTCATGGCTTTGAGGAGCTTCGTAGTTAATGACCGTTTCCACCCCTTTAATATCCAAACCACGGGCCGCCAGATCGGTAGCCAGCAGGAAAGAGACCTTGCCCTCACGGAAATTTTCAACGCTTCTTATACGCTGTGATTTATGTTAGTATTTTGCATATTGCGGTCAATCTGCGGTAGGTATGACATACCTGTTCTTGACTCATGCTACCATGAAGCTCAGCAGCTTTCAATCCAAGGAGCCCAAAGGCAATCCGTACACGATgtgcttctttcttttgccgGAAGAACACTATGACTCGTCCCGTGTAGACTTCCTTGCATAGGTGAAGAAGGTATCCCAATCGCTTATCCTCCCTTCCAGGTCGTAAACGCACAAATTCCTGAATCAGGTTCATGGAGGTGTTCTTCTTAGAGTCAACCATCAGTCGTACAGGCCGGTTAAGTCCCACTCGAATAAGCTTGTCGACTGAGTCGGTCATGGTTGCCGAAAAGAGCATCGTCTGCCGTGACTTCGGAATGGTAGTCAGAATTTCGTTCAGCTCATCTGCGAAACCATCCTCCAGCATCCGATCGGCTtcatccaagaccaaaaTCTCGAGGGTATCAACGGTGAAGCTCGCCGAGTTACGCATGTGGTCAATGAAACGACCAGGCGTGGCAATGATCACATCAGGGCGCTTCTTCAGGATATTCTCTTGTTCACGGAGACTGAAACCACCAACAAGCTGACAGAACGTGATATCAGTATATGTAGCAAGTTTAGTAGCCACATTGTAGCACTGGACAGCCAATTCACGAGTGGGCATCAGGATCGCAACACGGCTAGTAGGGACCTTTCGGGGGCGGAACAGAAGGCGCTCGAGGATGGGAACAACGAAGGCAGCCGTCTTTCCTGAACCAGTCACTGCACTACCAACGATATCCTTGCCGAGAAGCGCCACGGGGATAGTCTTGCGCTGGATAGGAGTCGGGTTTGTGAAGTTGACCGCTGCCAATCCACGCAGAATGGGTCGGGATAGGTTGAATTCCTGGAATGACTTCTTAGACAGCTCAGCTGCAGATTGTTCACTGGTCTGCTCCTCAGGTGCGAAAAAGGCCTTGcgttttgcttcttcttccgcatcGACCTCACTCTCGATATCTGAGCCATCATTGTCTGAAGCAACATCATCGGGATGCTGGACGGGAGTTGCGACAGAGTCGTTGTCAGAGGCagcatcatcgtcgtcatcatcgctaTCCTCAGAATCGCTGCCTGCATGCTCGTCTTCGCTGCCCGACTCTTGAGCATCAGACTGCCCGCTCTCATCCTCGCCGTCAGCACCCATGCCGAAACCATCTTCAGCCATCAATTCATCGTCCTGGAAATCCACAGACATGCCTCCATCCGAGGCATCATCCTCGTTTCCACTGCCCTCGTCTTCGCTCTCAACCTCCtgtttcttcggcttctttttcaactgagcctctttcttcgcttgcCTTCTCGATATGATCTCGTCAATATCCACTCCCTGTTTATCGCCATTCTTCTTTGCGCCATCCTTCGTCTCATCTAATCCCCATCCATCGAACCCTTCCACCACATCCTTCTGAGCCGCAGCGCCGACATCAAACTCGAAATCCGAATTCAGCGCCCCGTCATCCTCCCCagcatcctcctcctcctctgaGCCTTCCTCCGGTTCAGatgcagcttcttcaactttctTCTGTTGTTTTCCGTTTTTAGATTGCTTCTGttgcttctgtttcttgTTCTTGCTTTGTGTTGTCTCCGCCGTGTCcctcttgcgcttcttggTGGTTGACTTCGCCGTTTCTTCGTCTAAATGGTCGTCCCCATCCTCGTTGATGCCGCTGAATACATCGTTTTCGTCATCGGAGAGTGTAAGCACGAAATCGTCGTCTTTGGGAGCAGTGCGCTTTTTCGGCGGTGCCATTTTTTCGGTTTGTAAGGAGCAAAACCAGGCAAGTAAGTGAATTAGGTAGTCGCTTTTCAACAAGAATAAAATGAGCACAGGTACATAAAAAtaacttttaataaagaGTTCCTAATGTTCTCCCAGACCCTTAAGCTGCGCTCACTAATTCATGTCTTTtcggggaaagaaaaaagttcGAAATTGCGGAGGCGGTGAAAGAATATAGTACGGCAGAAAAGACTGCGGACTGTTTTGGGGATGAATTGATTGGTGGTTCCTATTCTCTGCGTGTACTAAGCTGTAACAGGACTAGCATAAAGTACCTGACCTTAGGTAAGTTGTCAGTACTTCGTAGGTTGATTTGCTAACGTCTGTACCTGTTATCTTTCATGTTCTTTGAGTAAAGCACACTCTactccttccttcttctcacttcttcttcttccgtattttttttttctttctttttcccttttgaaATTTTTAGGGGGTGTTTGATCATACAGGAGTTTTGCCATCGAAGCACCTTAAGAACAACACGATCTGCAAAGATAACAAAAAGACATAAAAAACCATGTAACCCATATTGCGACCAATTTAGAAGCTGAAAACCTTATCTACCAAGTCCAACGACATTAGCAGCATTCTGTGAAACACAATTGTGGCAATTATTTTTAggctcattttctttttttcggTGGAATCAGCCCAAACCTCTCCGATTGACTAGCACTTCCCGATCAATTTCCGGTTCAATTCAGGAATTGAACCTATCACCCGCGTGGTAACCGACATTTCGAACAAGATAAGTGACGTTGAGACTGGCGGTAATCAGTGGATAAGCTTTACGGCAATGCTTTCTTGATCCGTGAGAGGGTACTTACAAATGGCTAAATTTGACTCTTGCACCATTCAGTCGACCCTGCTCTTCAAAGTCGTACTGACTTTTGAGCCATTCTTCAATCCAGCTATAGGTAGATCTTTTGTCAGATGGGTAACTGATGGCAAAAAGAAGGCGGCCAAGTCTGCGTTGACCTCCTGCCCAGTAGCGTGTACGCTCTTCGGTATTGCAATCGAAGAAGTAGCCACGCTTTGGGATGTAGGTAGGGTCGCACACTTCGAGAAGCTTATCTATTAGGCACTTTCCAATACCCTTGTGTGTGTGTCCAGGCTTAACAAACAGCTCCAGCTCTGCTGTAAAACGACCACTGGTTCTGCGTCCCAGGTAGTCAGTGGCGAGTGCGTAACCCAGAATTTTTTGAGGACCATTATTTGGCGTTGCCCTGATTCTGCGCTCCGCAGCAACAATAAACGGCAGTTTTTGCTCAGTACTATCATCGATACACTGGCGAATATCACCAGCTTCCAGTGGTTCGATATAAGTACTCAAAGGAGAATTGTGTGCATACCAGTTGAAGATTTCAAGGAGCCCTGGGACATCACCTATTTCAACAGGACGGAGGTAGACGTTCTCTTTAAGCACGCTGGCGCTGGGCTGTGGGAAATTCCTCAAGCCTTCAAGATAATGCTCGCGTGTAATTCTCAACCGAAGTTGCTCTTCATCACgctcttttttattatgaAGCTCCCAGTTGTGGCAATAACCTTGGACGGTTTCATGGCAATGGAGCTGCGACTCTTTATCATCCATGTCCAGGAGAGTCGTTTGTTCCTCTAAGTCTGGAATATACATGGTGCGTATGCCATCTGGATGCGCCGTCCCATCAAAGAAAGCGTGATGGTAGATATCAGCATAGCAGCAAATTTGAATGGTGCCATCCAGCCAACGACGAAACCAATCGCGAAAAGCCTCGTAGCTGGAGGAGCAGGCATGTGGATAATACTCCCAATTAGCATAATAAATATCTGTCCAGCTGTGCTTCCGCTCCTGCCCAGACCCTGTATTCTGACCGCCAGTGCCACCCTGAAGCCCAGCAGTTTGTGCAAGCTGTGCTAGTATAAGTTTGTGATCATTGGTAGGCTCAGATGACAGGTTCAGCTCCCCATCTTTAACAATAGGGTAGACAGTAGGACTTCTTTCGTAGCATTCCCACTGAGCAGCTACTTTGTGAGCCCCAGATACGCTGGGTTTGATGGTTTTGTGGCCACCACCAGACGTTAAGGCCGTTTTACCGGGAACGCTTGCCGATAGTATCGGAGCAATACGGCATTCCTTGATCGATATGTAAAACTCCGAGCTTGGATCGGTTCCAGGACCGGACCTGCATCTTTCGAGAATTTCAGGGTTGGCTGTAGGGTAGTCAAGGTCCTTGAAACGGTCTAGATGTGCCTGTCGAACTATCTGTGCCCGGAGACGGTTAAGCTCCTCCaacgcttcttctttcgagCTAGTTGGACTCGCTTCTTGGACAGGCTCGTCGTCAGTGGAGAAATTTTCCTTACTCGCTGGGGTGGCTTTCTGTCCAATATGCTGTTGAACGTTGCTTGTTACCCTACCACCTGCGTGTCTTCTCTGCGGGGGGCTCAGAGAACACTGGCGAGTCTCGTGGATGTATTCCTTTTGGGGTACTGGGGTGATTTCGGCATCAGTATTGCTCGTCTTGCTTCCACGATGAAGGACGACCACATCAGACTCCTCACTGGTAGTCATTTTGACGGTAGCTACTTCAATTTCTGATTCAACTTAGCCTAAAAACCATAACTGACCATGGATCAAGGATCTCTTACCAACTTCATTCGCGCTTGATATTCTGCTCGGACACGGGGTTTCGGGTGGTATACTGTTTGCCTTCTGATTCACTGTAGATTTGGTTGACTTGGATCTAGGCTGGACAGATTCTGGGAAAGAATGATCGATAGAAGCTTGCAAATGTTCATTTTTACCATGAGATGAATTGATGAGTTCGGTTGAAAGCTCCCTGTATGGTAATGATCGCCTCTCCCTGATATGAGGCGCAATATGAGGAACAGGTGAAGGCCTCCAAGTCTTCGGACGGTCTTTAATGCGAGACTTCGGTATCATACCCTGGTTATGTCTACTTTCTTGTGGAGTATGATGTTTATGAGTTGGAGCACTCTCATTCACATCTGAGGCTGCAGTGGAATTTTTTAACTTTGTGGATGATGGATGAGACCAAGTACTCTTGTGTTGTCTCTTGCAATAAATATGCCTTGAAGCAGGTAGCGAATGTTCTGTGGCTTTTGTTGGGGTGGACGCTTTCTTAGGTTGACAGCTGCCTTCAGGTGCACCAGTGAGCTTAGTACATAAATTAGATTTGTGGCCTTCTGAACGTTGGGGCTGTTGGGGATCCGGATTCTTTGTGGATGTTTCGCATCTAGAGGTAGGGTAACTGGTGTGATTACACTTCAGGTCCATGATTTGTATGCTAGAATATCAATTAGGGTCAATAAGTCTCTGTGAGATGAAAGTCAGCATTGGAATTCattaatctttttttgtAAGTTAACTTCGGCAGAGCACTGCACTATTTAAGAAAAAGGGTTTGTTACCTTCATCACAAATGTATGAAAGCTTCATCTGCAGAAATAGTAGGCCATATCTATATGAATATATGATTGGTAGACAGGAAACGATGAATACAGTAAAAGCTTTGTTGAAATGAATCAATAGCAATCGATTGCAGTCAAGGGGAAAGATCAGAGAAATTCACTCAACGTCAGGTGTTCAGTCAGAAAGGAGCTTGAATGCTGTTCTTGGTGAGGGAACCTGTTGTGAAAGAAACACCTCAGAAGGAAACCCCCTCCTATAATCTCCTACTAGGTGCTATCCTTACTGTTAATATCATGCGTTTATTTAGAGTACGAACACTACCCTCGGGAGCTAAATTACAAAGTATTGAAAATAGTAGTAAATACGTCTCTGAAAGACTAAACCAGGGATTTTATGAAGACCTGTGTTGTCTTTGTTAGGGTTCCACTGTTCTTCCTCTCTGGTCTCGAGTGGTTTGGAAGTTGATCTCCGCCGTTTCGTAGCGGCAACCCCAACTATAACTTTGAACCCAACCACACCTCTAATTACCCTAAGAAAATTAGCACGCCAACGCCATAATGTTGTCTATCCTGAGAAAAGCCCGActaaaagataaagagatGAGAATATTGATGCTGTATGTTAAAGAAGTAGTTATTGTTGGTCAACATACTGAGTCCCAACCACAGCGGTCTTGACAATGCCGGAAAGACCACGATTGTCAAGCGGATCATGAAGGAGGATGTCACTACTGTCAGCCCAACGCTGgggttcatcatcaagacTA
This Aspergillus flavus chromosome 1, complete sequence DNA region includes the following protein-coding sequences:
- a CDS encoding P-loop containing nucleoside triphosphate hydrolase protein; the protein is MPAPPATRLFAIGFVVGWMAPFKFAAMLISTITLSLMGRRIQMAYAPYDDFVLTLSDDENDVFSGINEDGDDHLDEETAKSTTKKRKRDTAETTQSKNKKQKQQKQSKNGKQQKKVEEAASEPEEGSEEEEDAGEDDGALNSDFEFDVGAAAQKDVVEGFDGWGLDETKDGAKKNGDKQGVDIDEIISRRQAKKEAQLKKKPKKQEVESEDEGSGNEDDASDGGMSVDFQDDELMAEDGFGMGADGEDESGQSDAQESGSEDEHAGSDSEDSDDDDDDAASDNDSVATPVQHPDDVASDNDGSDIESEVDAEEEAKRKAFFAPEEQTSEQSAAELSKKSFQEFNLSRPILRGLAAVNFTNPTPIQRKTIPVALLGKDIVGSAVTGSGKTAAFVVPILERLLFRPRKVPTSRVAILMPTRELAVQCYNVATKLATYTDITFCQLVGGFSLREQENILKKRPDVIIATPGRFIDHMRNSASFTVDTLEILVLDEADRMLEDGFADELNEILTTIPKSRQTMLFSATMTDSVDKLIRVGLNRPVRLMVDSKKNTSMNLIQEFVRLRPGREDKRLGYLLHLCKEVYTGRVIVFFRQKKEAHRVRIAFGLLGLKAAELHGSMSQEQRIRSVENFREGKVSFLLATDLAARGLDIKGVETVINYEAPQSHEIYLHRVGRTARAGRSGRACTIAAEPDRKVVKAAVKASKAQGAKVASRVVDPAVADRWAQKAKDLEEEINAVLEEEKIEKQLAQAEMQVTRSENMIKHEAEIMSRPKRTWFASEREKILSKKAGAAELNGLDSVKSKKEKVRLSNKDKKRLDDSRQRNEGNIGWKKGKVDRESQKQGKIQKGKKENKKKGKK
- a CDS encoding alpha-isopropylmalate synthase (2-isopropylmalate synthase); the encoded protein is MPMLKDPSKKYKRFKPLHLPDRQWPNKVIEKAPRWLATDLRDGNQSLPDPMDGEQKFRFFKMLVDIGYKEIEVSFPSASQTDFDFTRRLVETPGVVPDDVWLQVLSPCREDLIRRTVDSLKGAKKAILHIYLATSPCFRRIVFNMDKQKSLEMAVRCTKFARSITKDDPSTAGTEWHFEFSPETFSDTEPEFAAQVCQAVKEAWGPTEEAPIIFNLPATVEMSTPNVFADQIEYFCRHVSEREKYVVSIHPHNDRGCAIAAAELAQMAGAQRVEGTLFGNGERTGNVDLVTLALNLYTQGITPNVDFSDINAVIKVVEESNKIPVNERWPYGGQLVVCAFSGSHQDAIKKGFKLRDDATAASDEEVQWEIPYLPLDPQDIGRTYEAVIRVNSQSGKGGAAWVILRSLELDLPRALQVEFSKIVQKKSEEVSRELRASEIVGLFEEAYHLKSNPRFNLVDYNITTDRSTSPAPPEPGKALNTKNLKRRFTGVIEIDGVQHAITGVGPGAISSLAGALSTLGIDLDVVDYKEHSIGLGREVKAATYIQCTAAGSKEQVWGVGIHQDVVQASLIALLSAASSFLTSRAGSPAPFRPIRSNTLTDEDLQALETLTGSSDLATNLAKAANGSSKSQVDIDALTRQAESQ